Within the Bacillus smithii genome, the region TTTGAGAAAATCCATTGATGGATTAGCTGCTTTGGTGAAAGAGGGATTTGATTTAGATCCCTTTTCATCAAGCTATTTTGTGTTCTGTAATCGAAAGCGAGATAAATTAAAAATTCTTCACTGGGACTATAATGGTTTTTGGCTTTATTATCGTCGATTGGAAAAAGGAAAATTTCAATGGCCAAATGAAAATGACACTGGAACGATACAAATTAGTTATCGGCAATTACGCTGGTTATTGGATGGCCTTGCAATGGAGCAAAAGAAAGCACACCCAGAAGTAAAGGCTAGAACAGTTATATGAATTTTTTACTTTTAACAAAAACCTTGGAGGAAAATAGCTAAAACCGTCGAATTATTACTACATGATGAAAAATTTAAAGAATCCTACCCAAAACCCATTTGAATTAATTGAAAAACTTCAACAGCAAATCGTTGAATTGACGGCGAAATTACGATGGTATGAAGAACAGTATCGTCTTAGTCAAAAACGAAAATTTGGCTCTTCAAGCGAAAAAACAAATCCTAATCAATTAGAACTACCTTTATTCAATGAAGCAGAGGTAGAGTCTAATGTAAAAGCCGAAGAGCCAACTGTTGAAACAATTACATATCGTCGTAAAAAGAAACGTGGTCAACGTCAAGCTACGTTTGAAAACCTGCCTATGGAAACGATTGAATATCGTTTACCCGAAGAAGAGCAGGTCTGTTCGTGTTGCGGTGAAAAAACACACGAAATGAGCACAGAAGTACGACAAGAATTAGTGATTATTCCGGCTCAAGTCAAAGTTTTAAAACACGTTCGATATGTCTATGGATGCCGTCATTGTGAGCGTAATGAAATAGAGACACCAATCGTTACAGCACCTGCCCCAAAATCTGTGTATCCAAAAAGTTTAGCTTCACCGTCAAGCATGGCATATATTATGAATCAAAAATATGTAGAGGGGCTACCTCTATATCGCCAAGAACAACAGTTCAAACGATTAGGTGTGATCTTATCCAGGCAAACCATGGCCAATTGGATGCTTTATGGTGCCGAAAAATGGCTTGCGCCAATTTATCAACGAATGAAAGAGCATCTCCTCTCTAAAGACATTCTACATGCGGATGAAACAACTGTTCAGGTTTTACATGAACCTGGAAGGTCAAGTACATCGAAATCTTACATGTGGCTTTATCGGACTGGAAGAGAGGATCCACCACTTGTCCTTTATGACTATCAGGAAACTAGAGCAGGAGAACATGCCAAAGAATTCCTAAAAGGGTTTAAAGGATACCTGCATGTCGATGGATATGCAGGATACCATAAGGTATCCGGCGTAACATTAGTTGGATGTTGGGCTCATGCCCGCAGAAAGTTCGATGAGGCTTTAAACGTACTTCCTGAATCCAAACGTCATTCAGCAGTCACAGTTCGGGAAGGACTCAATTTCTGTAATCAGCTATTTGCCATCGAGCGTGATTTGAAAGAATGTACACCAGAAGAACGATATAAAAAACGACTTAAACACAGCCAACCATTGTTGGAGGCTTTTTCAGCATGGCTAAAAACAGAGAAAAGCAATGTTTTACCAAAGAGTCTATTAGGTCAAGCCATTACATACTGCCTCAACCAATGGGAAAAACTCGTGGCATTTTTAGAGGATGGACGTTTAGAAATCGATAATAATCGAAGTGAACGATCCATTAAACCATTTGTGATCGGTAGGAAGAACTGGATTTTTAGCAATACTCCGAAAGGAGCTAAGGCCAGCTCAATCATTTACAGTATTGTGGAGACAGCAAAAGAGAATAAATTAAATCCATTTTATTATCTTCGCTACTTATTTGAAAGGCTTCCCAATA harbors:
- the tnpC gene encoding IS66 family transposase — translated: MMKNLKNPTQNPFELIEKLQQQIVELTAKLRWYEEQYRLSQKRKFGSSSEKTNPNQLELPLFNEAEVESNVKAEEPTVETITYRRKKKRGQRQATFENLPMETIEYRLPEEEQVCSCCGEKTHEMSTEVRQELVIIPAQVKVLKHVRYVYGCRHCERNEIETPIVTAPAPKSVYPKSLASPSSMAYIMNQKYVEGLPLYRQEQQFKRLGVILSRQTMANWMLYGAEKWLAPIYQRMKEHLLSKDILHADETTVQVLHEPGRSSTSKSYMWLYRTGREDPPLVLYDYQETRAGEHAKEFLKGFKGYLHVDGYAGYHKVSGVTLVGCWAHARRKFDEALNVLPESKRHSAVTVREGLNFCNQLFAIERDLKECTPEERYKKRLKHSQPLLEAFSAWLKTEKSNVLPKSLLGQAITYCLNQWEKLVAFLEDGRLEIDNNRSERSIKPFVIGRKNWIFSNTPKGAKASSIIYSIVETAKENKLNPFYYLRYLFERLPNMDISNMDELDQLLPWSKTIPLNCRVFNNLSQ
- the tnpB gene encoding IS66 family insertion sequence element accessory protein TnpB (TnpB, as the term is used for proteins encoded by IS66 family insertion elements, is considered an accessory protein, since TnpC, encoded by a neighboring gene, is a DDE family transposase.); translation: MLVGTRAERVYLAKGSTDLRKSIDGLAALVKEGFDLDPFSSSYFVFCNRKRDKLKILHWDYNGFWLYYRRLEKGKFQWPNENDTGTIQISYRQLRWLLDGLAMEQKKAHPEVKARTVI